One Mya arenaria isolate MELC-2E11 chromosome 7, ASM2691426v1 genomic window carries:
- the LOC128241913 gene encoding uncharacterized protein LOC128241913, producing MGLQIKSRYEQLYCNLLWCFVAIFISGNVEGTCTPSDVTNDLQRCFRIQDIGWYYQFPIGHGSSFYKNLCANSTCMSYCLQEVASACVSYDFMTVLGNGSSLVAAYVGLCEQSQTDVQAFLECGKDIDNQVALDSISDYQIKLESYFTNSNENATAILTGML from the exons ATGGGATTGCAAATTAAATCAAGATACGAACAACTATATTGTAACCTTTTATGGTGTTTTGTTG ctATTTTCATTTCCGGTAACGTGGAAGGCACATGTACGCCTAGTGACGTTACAAATGACCTTCAAAGGTGTTTCCGCATCCAGGATATCGGTTGGTATTATCAGTTCCCAATTGGACACGGCAGTTCTTTCTACAAAAATCTTTGCGC gAATTCTACTTGCATGTCATATTGCTTACAGGAAGTTGCTAGCGCATGCGTTAGCTATGACTTTATGACCGTTCTTGGGAATGGATCCAGTCTTGTGGCAGCGTACGTTGGACTCTGTGAACAATCACAAACAG ATGTGCAAGCATTTCTTGAATGTGGCAAAGACATTGACAACCAAGTTGCCCTAGACTCTATCAGTGACTACCAAATCAAACTTGAAAGTTATTTCACCAACAGCAATGAGAATGCCACTGCAATAT TGACTGGAATGCTATGA